The genomic DNA ACGGAGAAAGCCATGAAACGTTACATGTTCGCGCTGGCGTTGTTCGCGGTTGCGGGAAGCTATTCGACGCAGACTTTGGCGGCGCCCAACTTCCCTGGTGCCGTGGCTACCTTGCTGTCCGGCAGTGCCCAGTATCCGGGTGGCCTGGCCGGTTCCACGCCGTTCTTCTTTGCCGGCAACACCACGGAAGGCTTCGTCGCCGGCCGGAATGGCTTCAGCGGTTTCGCCGTGCTCGCCACCTCGGGTACCCCGCTGGAGATGCTGGGTCTGACCGCCGAAAAGTCGTTCAACAAAAGCTATGACGCCCTGCTGCCGACCTACATCGCGATCGACAAGTTTGCCAAGCCGCTGGCGGCGCCCGGCGCTGCGCTGACCCAGCCGATTGCGGCGATCATCGTCAAGGGTGCCGGTACGGTGTCCGTCGCGCTGATTGGCAACGGCAGTGCTGCTGCGACGCCGGGTCTGCCGGGCCTCGCGGGCCTGAAGTTCCGTTAATCCAGCGGCATGAAAAAAGCGGCGAACATCTGAAGAGATGTTCGCCGCTTTTTTTGTACTGACTGCCGTCGCCGGCAATCAGAGCATCAGTGCAGTCCGGCCGCCTGGATCGCGGCAATGAACGGCTGCGGATAGAGGCCGAGTACCAGCATCAACACGGCCAGCGCGACGACCATCGCGCCACCGGTACCCTGGGCCCAGGCCAGCGGCGCCGAGTAACGACGGACCCACGGTGCGCGCAGATACAGCTGCACCATTGCGCGCAGGTAGTAGTACAGGCCGACAGCGCTGCCGAAGACGACGGCACCGAGCAGCAGCCATTGACGCTTCTCGACACCGGCGGTGATCGCGTAGAACTTGCCGATGAAGCCGGCCGTCATCGGGATGCCCGCAAGCGATAGCAGCGCCGTGGTCAAGATCGCAGTCAGATACGGCCGACGCCAGAACAGGCCGCGGTAATCCCAGAGCGTGTCGGCGTCGTGGTTCTTGTACGGGCTGGACATCAGCGTCACCACGCCGAACGCTGCGAGGGTGGTGACGACATAGGTCAGCAGATAGACGCCGACCGCTTCGGTGGCGAACTGGCCGGCGGCGATGAACGCGACCAGCAGATAGCCGAAGTGGGCGATCGACGAATAGGCGAGCAGCCGCTTGATGTTGTCCTGCAGCAGCGCCAGCAGATTGCCGAGCACGATCGAGATGATCGCCAGCGCACTCAGCACGTCGAGCAGCAGTTCGTAGTTGTAGGCCTTGGCTTCGATGAAGAAGCGCAGCAGCACCGCGAACACGGCGACCTTCGAAGCGGTGGCCAGGTAGGCGGCGACCGGCGCCGGCGCGCCTTCGTAGACATCTGGCGTCCACAGATGAAACGGCGCCAGCGACAGCTTGAAGCCGATGCCGACCAGGATCATCGCGCCACCGACCACCATCACCGTGTAGCCGCTGCCGCTGATCGCGGCGACCTTGGCACCGATGTCGCTGAACGCCAAGGCACCGGTCTGCGAGTAGATCAAGGCCATGCCGAACAGGATGAAGGCCGAAGCGGCGGCCGACAGCACCAGATATTTCATGCTCGCTTCGAGCGAACGGCGTTCCTTGACCAGATAGCCGATCAGGCCGTACAGCGGCACGCTGAGCAGTTCCAGGCCGATGAAGAACGAGGCGAAGTGCCGCGCGCAGACCAGCACCAGGCCGCCCAGCACCGACAGGTTCAGCAGCAGGTAAACCTCTTCCTTGTTGCCGTCATAGCCTTCCATATAGGCATGCGACAGGGTCGCGGTGGCCAGACCGGTCGCCAGCACCATCGCCATGTACAGGCAGGAGTAGCTGTCGACGATCAGCAGCGGCGTGACGATCTGCGGCGACACGAAGTA from Nevskia ramosa DSM 11499 includes the following:
- the nuoN gene encoding NADH-quinone oxidoreductase subunit NuoN, encoding MNRQQLLALLPILFSSATVVWVMTAIAIKRHHWWNATFSVIGLNLALIGCVVAYFVSPQIVTPLLIVDSYSCLYMAMVLATGLATATLSHAYMEGYDGNKEEVYLLLNLSVLGGLVLVCARHFASFFIGLELLSVPLYGLIGYLVKERRSLEASMKYLVLSAAASAFILFGMALIYSQTGALAFSDIGAKVAAISGSGYTVMVVGGAMILVGIGFKLSLAPFHLWTPDVYEGAPAPVAAYLATASKVAVFAVLLRFFIEAKAYNYELLLDVLSALAIISIVLGNLLALLQDNIKRLLAYSSIAHFGYLLVAFIAAGQFATEAVGVYLLTYVVTTLAAFGVVTLMSSPYKNHDADTLWDYRGLFWRRPYLTAILTTALLSLAGIPMTAGFIGKFYAITAGVEKRQWLLLGAVVFGSAVGLYYYLRAMVQLYLRAPWVRRYSAPLAWAQGTGGAMVVALAVLMLVLGLYPQPFIAAIQAAGLH